One stretch of Streptomyces sp. NBC_00443 DNA includes these proteins:
- a CDS encoding PucR family transcriptional regulator: MPEPVARNSQAAAHAVHQHAATLKRLEKSSGSLAAQAITRMDETLPWYRAMPPENRSWIGLVAQAGIAAFTEWFRHPDAPQAISTDVFGTAPRELTRAITLRQTVEMVRTTIEVMESAIDEVAAPGDESVLREALLVYAREIAFATAQVYAQAAEARGAWDARLESLVVNAVLSGEADEGAVSRAAALGWNSPEHVCVVLGTAPDGDSELTVEAIRRAARHAKLQVLTGVLGDRLVVIAGGSDNPLAVAKSLIGPYAAGPVVAGPVVPDLLAATRSAQAAAAGLKACTAWQDAPRPVLADDLLPERAMAGDPSAREQLVEEIYRPLEEAGSALLETLSVYLEQASSLEGAARMLFVHPNTVRYRLRRVTDVTGWSPSDVRSAFTLRIALILGRLVDGDLQL, from the coding sequence GTGCCCGAACCCGTAGCCCGTAACTCCCAAGCCGCCGCGCACGCCGTCCACCAGCACGCCGCGACCTTGAAGCGGCTCGAGAAGTCCTCCGGATCGCTCGCCGCGCAGGCCATCACGCGGATGGACGAGACGCTGCCGTGGTACCGGGCCATGCCCCCGGAGAACCGTTCCTGGATCGGCCTCGTTGCCCAGGCCGGTATCGCCGCCTTCACCGAGTGGTTCCGGCATCCCGACGCGCCCCAGGCGATCTCCACCGACGTCTTCGGGACCGCCCCGCGCGAGCTGACCCGCGCGATCACCCTGCGCCAGACCGTCGAGATGGTGCGCACGACCATCGAGGTCATGGAGTCGGCCATCGACGAGGTCGCCGCTCCCGGCGACGAGAGCGTGCTGCGCGAGGCGCTGCTCGTGTACGCCCGTGAGATCGCCTTCGCCACCGCCCAGGTCTACGCCCAGGCCGCCGAGGCACGCGGTGCCTGGGACGCGCGCCTTGAGTCGCTCGTCGTGAACGCCGTGCTCAGCGGCGAGGCCGACGAGGGGGCCGTGTCACGGGCCGCCGCGCTCGGCTGGAACTCGCCGGAGCATGTGTGCGTGGTGCTCGGGACGGCGCCCGACGGGGACAGCGAGCTGACGGTCGAGGCCATCCGGCGGGCCGCCCGGCACGCCAAGCTTCAGGTGCTGACCGGGGTGCTCGGGGACCGGCTGGTCGTCATCGCCGGTGGCAGTGACAACCCGCTGGCAGTCGCCAAGTCGCTGATCGGGCCCTATGCCGCAGGTCCCGTCGTCGCGGGGCCCGTCGTGCCCGATCTGCTGGCCGCCACGCGGTCCGCGCAGGCCGCGGCGGCCGGGCTGAAGGCGTGTACCGCCTGGCAGGACGCCCCACGGCCGGTCCTCGCGGACGATCTGCTTCCGGAGCGTGCCATGGCGGGCGATCCCAGTGCGCGCGAGCAGTTGGTGGAGGAGATCTACAGACCGCTTGAGGAGGCTGGGTCGGCCCTTCTGGAGACGCTCTCCGTCTATCTCGAACAGGCGAGCAGTCTGGAGGGCGCCGCGCGGATGCTGTTCGTGCATCCCAACACCGTGCGCTACCGGCTTCGACGTGTGACTGACGTCACCGGCTGGTCGCCGTCCGATGTACGCTCCGCGTTCACTTTGCGGATCGCGCTGATCCTGGGGCGTCTGGTCGACGGCGATCTCCAGCTCTAG
- a CDS encoding pirin family protein: MDVRRAAERYPGGDPAAGIESRHAFSFGPHYDPDNLRFGALIACNEERLAPGAGFDEHPHSHTEIVTWVVEGELTHRDSTGHETRVGPGDVQRLSSAGGVRHVERNDADTPLAFIQTWLAPLTPGGDPAYEIVHGIADSTPYAVPEAGAMLHVRRLGAGERTAVPDGAFLYVHVVRGDVRLDGAELGAGDAVRITDAKDVEAVAVSAAELLVWEMAPMAQ, encoded by the coding sequence ATGGACGTACGGCGCGCCGCGGAGCGCTATCCGGGAGGGGATCCGGCAGCGGGCATCGAGTCACGCCACGCCTTCTCCTTCGGCCCGCACTACGACCCCGACAACCTCCGTTTCGGCGCGCTGATCGCCTGCAACGAGGAGCGGCTCGCCCCCGGCGCCGGCTTCGACGAGCACCCCCACAGCCACACCGAGATCGTCACGTGGGTCGTCGAGGGCGAACTGACCCACCGCGACTCCACGGGCCACGAGACCCGGGTCGGTCCCGGCGACGTACAGCGGCTCAGCTCGGCGGGCGGCGTACGGCACGTGGAACGCAACGACGCCGACACGCCCCTCGCCTTCATCCAGACCTGGCTGGCCCCGCTGACGCCGGGCGGCGACCCGGCGTACGAGATCGTCCACGGCATCGCGGACTCGACGCCGTACGCCGTCCCGGAGGCGGGCGCGATGCTCCATGTGCGGCGGCTGGGGGCGGGGGAGCGGACGGCGGTGCCGGACGGGGCGTTCCTGTACGTGCACGTCGTGCGCGGCGACGTGCGGCTGGACGGTGCGGAGCTGGGCGCCGGCGACGCGGTGCGCATCACGGACGCCAAGGACGTGGAGGCGGTCGCGGTGAGCGCGGCGGAGCTGCTGGTGTGGGAGATGGCCCCAATGGCCCAGTAA